A stretch of the Corythoichthys intestinalis isolate RoL2023-P3 chromosome 22, ASM3026506v1, whole genome shotgun sequence genome encodes the following:
- the LOC130910835 gene encoding zymogen granule membrane protein 16-like: MFVLLCIMLLVGSASSQWEDDDYSFTAPVGGQRGSTYAIQRPGRITGIRMWENYNNYIAGIQLRYGYSWSDIVGRARGAVQEMLLFENEAIVQLSGKHINWVYSLAFTTNMGRSLYAGQPRGYSFNMYPHSKKAELRFISGRQSSSIVSIGAHWGVVTDPNANSNSTNTY; the protein is encoded by the exons ATGTTTGTCTTGCTCTGCATCATGCTTTTGGTGGGATCTGCCAGCT CCCAGTGGGAAGATGACGACTACTCATTTACTGCTCCAGTCGGAGGGCAACGTGGATCAACTTATGCCATTCAGCGTCCTGGAAGAATTACTGGCATTCGAATGTGGGAAAATTATAACAACTACATAGCAGG TATCCAGCTCCGCTACGGCTACTCCTGGAGTGACATTGTAGGCCGCGCAAGAGGTGCAGTTCAAGAGATGTTATTGTTTGAAAATGAGGCCATTGTGCAGCTCTCTGGAAAACACATCAACTGGGTGTACTCTCTGGCGTTTACTACCAACATGGGTCGTTCCCTGTATGCTGGCCAACCTCGTGGGTACTCATTCAACATGTACCCCCACAGCAAAAAGGCTGAACTTCGCTTTATCAGTGGTCGTCAGAGCAGCAGCATCGTCTCCATTGGGGCACACTGGGGAGTTGTGACTGACCCTAATGCCAACAGTAACAGTACTAATACTTACTAG
- the abrab gene encoding LOW QUALITY PROTEIN: actin binding Rho activating protein b (The sequence of the model RefSeq protein was modified relative to this genomic sequence to represent the inferred CDS: substituted 1 base at 1 genomic stop codon), which yields MSNQQTSQWKVAANKNIKKLRAVSKVCGLAKSWQHWISENERKQASEPSGWSPCQEDSTEEPQKESKVEEDLQREVSTKVLPDPLTLPQELNKVEDANKSELTTTSSSITVKLMIKSIGPKDRNAGMKLLTQKIESEDAEEKYSPTRHTACSKMVSSQFQTEMPIEHQQKPGKEGYPEDKHTHLCADSKDSTRHSRNERETLNLDNEDSQNNSTKIYDGKSPVKIKRPEILTXESAEARKINSLSKKYSPVGNLKSRWQNWASAHTDNQKLNPFSEYFDFEYSMSLRLQKGQDGYGRPKEGTKTAERAKRAEKHIHGEIADMCYVIRTMADPDQDGKTRVTFGELFDRYVRISDKVVGILLRARKHGKVHFEGEMLWQGQDDGVIITLLV from the exons ATGTCGAATCAACAAACCTCTCAATGGAAAGTGGCTGCCAACAAGAACATCAAGAAGCTTCGGGCTGTCAGCAAGGTGTGTGGGCTAGCAAAGAGCTGGCAGCATTGGATATCAGAGAATGAGAGGAAACAGGCTTCAGAGCCTAGTGGATGGTCGCCATGTCAAGAAGATTCGACGGAAGAACCTCAAAAGGAATCCAAAGTAGAAGAAGATCTGCAACGCGAGGTTTCTACAAAAGTGTTACCCGACCCTTTGACTTTACCTCAAGAATTAAACAAGGTTGAAGATGCTAACAAATCAGAGCTAACAACAACTTCGTCCTCTATTACGGTCAAGTTGATGATTAAGTCTATTGGaccaaaagatagaaatgcaggAATGAAGTTACTGACACAGAAGATTGAGAGTGAGGATGCTGAGGAAAAATACTCTCCTACTCGGCACACAGCGTgctcaaaaatggtttcatcACAGTTCCAAACTGAAATGCCGATAGAGCATCAGCAGAAGCCTGGAAAAGAAGGTTATCCAGAAGACAAACATACTCATCTTTGTGCTGATTCAAAGGACAGTACAAGGCACTCAAGAAATGAGCGGGAGACCTTAAACTTGGATAATGAAgactctcaaaataactcaacaaAAATCTATGATGGAAAGTCACcagtgaaaataaaaaggcCGGAAATTCTAACGTAA GAATCTGCGGAAGCCCGTAAGATCAATTCTCTCTCCAAGAAATACAGTCCAGTCGGGAATCTCAAGAGCCGCTGGCAAAACTGGGCTTCGGCACACACTGATAATCAGAAACTAAACCCTTTCAGTGAATACTTTGACTTTGAATACTCCATGTCCCTCCGCCTCCAAAAGGGTCAGGATGGATACGGACGCCCGAAGGAGGGTACTAAAACAGCAGAAAGAGCCAAACGTGCTGAGAAACACATTCACGGAGAGATCGCTGATATGTGTTACGTCATCAGAACGATGGCCGATCCGGATCAAGACGGGAAGACACGGGTTACGTTTGGAGAACTCTTTGACAGATATGTTCGCATATCTGATAAGGTGGTTGGAATTCTATTAAGAGCCCGGAAACATGGAAAAGTTCACTTTGAAGGGGAAATGCTATGGCAAGGACAGGACGATGGAGTGATCATCACTCTGTTGGTGTGA